The window ACGCGGCGTCGCTGCGTCAGGCTTTCGCCCATTGCGCAATATTCCCCACTGCTGCCTCCCGTAGGAGTCTGGACCGTGTCTCAGTTCCAGTGTGGCCGGTCGCCCTCTCAGGCCGGCTACCGATCGTCGCCTTGGTAGGCCGTTACCCCACCAACTAGCTAATCGGACGCAGGCTCCTCCTTTGGTGAGAGCTGCTTACGCTCGCCCCCTTTGGTCCCCGTGAGATTCCCACAAGAACATTATTCGGTATTAGCCCACCTTTCAGCAGGTTATCCCAATCCGAAGGATAGATTACCTACGCGTTACTCACCCGTTCGCCGCTTTACTCATCCCGTTGCCGGGACTTTCTCGCTCGACTTGCATGTGTTAGGCACGCCGCCAGCGTTCGTTCTGAGCCAGGATCAAACTCTCCAAATTTGAACGTACGAGGTACTAGCCTCGAAGCAGGGTCTCCGTTTCCAGATCGCCCACTCTGGCTTACTTCATTCGCCCTCAAGTCAGTAGCAACGATATTCTATTGTCAAAGAACAGCTACAAAGACCCGGCTTCATTCTGCCGAGCGTCACTTCTTTATTCAATATAGGGCATCGCGCGTAAAGCGTCAATGACTAATATCGAACAGTGAAGTCGTAATGTACAGGAATGTCGGTATAGCTGTCAAGTGTTTTTTTGGGGTTGCACGCTCTTTTTCACCCTTCGATAAAATCGCTTTCCCACTCTAAGCACGTGCTCTTGATCCATCGGTATCTTCGTATGTTCATCTCGTACGACCTCTCCGTCAAGACTGACTCCACCCTGTCGGATAAGTCTTCTGGCTTCTGAGAGGCTCCTCGCCCCCTCCGACTCTTTAATCAACCACACAATGTCAATGGTGGCCATCTCATCAGCCACAATGAACACATTGATATCATCCGGCAGTCTCTTGTCCCTGAAAATCCGATCAAATTCGAGAGCCGCGTCTTCGGCGACCTGCTCTCCATAGTAGAGCGCAACCAGCTTTCCGGCTACATCCGCTTTCGCTGTCCTGGGATGAAGCACACCAAGCTTCAGCCCCTCTTCCATTGCCTCTACCGCCTCCGGCGACATCCCAGCCGCCAACTCGGCGTATTTGATAATGAGTCCGTCCGGAATCGACATCGCCTTCCCGTACACCTCCCGGGCAGGCTCATCAATCCCGATATAGTTGCCGAGGCTCTTGCTCATCTTTTGCACCCCATCAGTTCCTTCGAGCAAGGGTGTAATAAGCGCGACTTGAGGCTCCTGGCCGGCAGCCCGCTGAAGCTCTCGTCCTACGAGCAGATTAAACTTCTGGTCGGTGCCGCCTAATTCGATATCGGCCCTGAGTACAACGGAATCATGTCCTTGAGCCAGCGGATACAGGAACTCATGGACACCAATAGGCCGCCCTTCCCGGTATCGCTTTTGAAAATCATCCCGCTCTAGCAGCCGAGCGACCGTATGCTGTGCGGCCAGACGGATGACGTTAGCAAAGTCCATTCGACTCAGCCATTCACTATTAAAGCGAATCTCGGTTCGGCGTTGATCGAGGATCCGAAAAATCTGCCGCTTATAGGTTTCTGCATTGATCTGAACCTCCTCAACGCTGAGCGGCTTACGGGTCTCTGATCTGCCTGTCGGATCACCGATCATGCCGGTAAAATCGCCGATCAGGAATATCACCTGATGGCCAAGATCCTGGAACTGGCGCAGCTTCCTCAGTACGACCGTGTGTCCGAGATGCAGGTCCGGCGCTGAAGGATCCGCGCCGAGCTTGACGCGGAGCGGTACACCGGTCCGCAGTGATCGCTCCAGCTTCCCGAGCAGCTCTTCCTCGGAAATAATCTCCACCGCGCCACGTCGGAGGGCGCGAAGTTGCTCACAGGCCAGCGCTTTCACATCATTCATCCGTAGTTTCTCCGTCAAATTAGTGGATGCCTTTGTAGCATAATAGCTGCTTCGCCGCAATCCCAAACCCATCGTTCTCGC is drawn from Candidatus Methylomirabilis tolerans and contains these coding sequences:
- the tyrS gene encoding tyrosine--tRNA ligase, whose protein sequence is MNDVKALACEQLRALRRGAVEIISEEELLGKLERSLRTGVPLRVKLGADPSAPDLHLGHTVVLRKLRQFQDLGHQVIFLIGDFTGMIGDPTGRSETRKPLSVEEVQINAETYKRQIFRILDQRRTEIRFNSEWLSRMDFANVIRLAAQHTVARLLERDDFQKRYREGRPIGVHEFLYPLAQGHDSVVLRADIELGGTDQKFNLLVGRELQRAAGQEPQVALITPLLEGTDGVQKMSKSLGNYIGIDEPAREVYGKAMSIPDGLIIKYAELAAGMSPEAVEAMEEGLKLGVLHPRTAKADVAGKLVALYYGEQVAEDAALEFDRIFRDKRLPDDINVFIVADEMATIDIVWLIKESEGARSLSEARRLIRQGGVSLDGEVVRDEHTKIPMDQEHVLRVGKRFYRRVKKSVQPQKNT